The following are encoded together in the Lathyrus oleraceus cultivar Zhongwan6 chromosome 3, CAAS_Psat_ZW6_1.0, whole genome shotgun sequence genome:
- the LOC127129444 gene encoding uncharacterized protein LOC127129444: MTKVYGTGTYDFRRHRVTEYPFAEPKAGERSQKGGGGGSLQSTVTVSEIQRDRLTKIAESNWLKTDEKKKDFDPELVVKIYETELLVKEGQGNKPVPLQRVMILEVSQYLENYLWPHFDPLSATFEHVMSIIIMVNEKFRENVAAWVCFHDRKDVFKEFLERVVRLKEGRELNIAEKTNYLVFNLKV, from the exons ATGACGAAGGTTTACGGCACCGGAACATACGATTTCCGCCGTCACAGAGTAACGGAGTACCCATTCGCAGAACCAAAAGCAGGAGAGCGGAGTCAAAAAGGAGGTGGCGGTGGCAGTTTACAGAGCACAGTAACTGTTTCTGAGATTCAACGAGACCGTCTCACTAAGATTGCTGAATCGAACTGGTTGAAAACTGATGAGAAGAAGAAAGATTTCGATCCAGAGCTTGTTGTGAAGATTTATGAAACGGAGTTGTTGGTGAAAGAAGGTCAAGGTAATAAACCTGTTCCTCTTCAGAGAGTTATGATTTTGGAAGTTAGTCAGTATTTGGAGAATTACCTCTGGCCGCATTTCGATCCTCTTAGTGCTACTTTTGAGCATGTTATGTCAATCATCATCATGGTCAATGAAAAG TTCCGAGAGAATGTTGCTGCTTGGGTTTGCTTCCATGATAGGAAAGATGTTTTCAAAGAATTTCTTGAGAGGGTTGTTCGATTAAAGGAG GGAAGAGAACTGAATATTGCAGAGAAGACAAATTACCTTGTTTTCAATCTGAAAGTTTAA